In the genome of Vibrio sp. NTOU-M3, one region contains:
- a CDS encoding accessory factor UbiK family protein, with protein sequence MFDPKKLEQIAKQIHDSMPAPVKELGADVDQKVRQVIQGQLNKLDVVSREEFDVQTQVLLRTRQKLNEMEAKLAELETKLADK encoded by the coding sequence ATGTTTGACCCAAAGAAACTAGAGCAAATCGCTAAACAAATTCATGACTCAATGCCAGCCCCTGTTAAAGAGCTTGGCGCTGATGTAGACCAAAAAGTTCGTCAGGTAATTCAAGGTCAATTAAACAAATTAGACGTTGTTAGCCGCGAAGAGTTTGATGTGCAAACACAAGTCCTGTTGCGCACTCGCCAAAAGCTGAATGAAATGGAAGCTAAACTAGCAGAGCTGGAAACCAAGCTGGCTGACAAATAA
- the vmeD gene encoding multidrug efflux RND transporter permease subunit VmeD: MRFTDVFIKRPVLAVSISFLIALLGLQAVFKMQVREYPEMTNTVVTVTTSYYGASADLIQGFITQPLEQAVAQADNIDYMTSQSVLGKSTITVNMKLNTDPNAALSDILAKTNSVRSQLPKEAEDPTVTMSTGATTAVLYIGFTSDELSSSQITDYLERVINPQLFTINGVSKVDLYGGMKYALRVWLDPAKMAALKLTATDVMGVLNANNYQSATGQVTGEFVLYNGSADTQVSNVDELKNLVVKSGEGEVIRLGDIAKVTLEKSHDVYRASANGQEAVVAAINAAPSANPINIAADVLDLLPQLERNLPSNIKMNVMYDSTIAINESIHEVIKTIIEAAVIVLVVITLFLGSFRAVVIPIVTIPLSLIGVAMVMQGMGFSWNLMTLLAMVLAIGLVVDDAIVVLENVDRHLKEGESPFRAAIIGTREIAVPVIAMTLTLGAVYAPIALMGGITGSLFKEFALTLAGAVFVSGIVALTLSPMMCSKMLKANEKPSKFEQKVHHVLEGMTNRYEGMLRAVMAHRPVVIAFALIVFASLPVLFKFIPSELAPSEDKGVVVLMGTGPSNANLDYLQNTMNDVNKILSDQPEVEFAQVFTGVPNSNQAFGLATLKPWSQREASQADVTKRVGDLVSDVPGMAVTAFQMPELPGAGSGLPIQFVVTTPNSFESLYTIASDILTEVTSSPMFVYSDLDLKYDSATMKIKIDKDKAGAYGVTMQDIGVTLGTMMADGYVNRIDLNGRSYEVIPQVERKWRLNPESMKNYYVRAADGKAVPLGSLITIDVVAEPRSLPHFNQLNSATVGAVPAPGTAMGDAINWFENIAETKLPTGYNHDYMGEARQFVTEGSALYATFGLALAIIFLVLAIQFESIRDPIVIMVSVPLAVCGALIALAWGMATMNIYSQVGLITLVGLITKHGILICEVAKEEQLHNKLSRIDAVMEAAKVRLRPILMTTAAMIAGLIPLMYATGAGAAQRFSIGIVIVAGLAIGTLFTLFVLPVIYSYLAEKHKPLPVFVEDKDLEKLARVDEAKAAQRQIAEQQ, from the coding sequence ATGCGCTTTACTGATGTTTTTATAAAACGTCCAGTTTTAGCGGTATCGATCAGCTTTTTGATCGCTTTGCTTGGTTTACAAGCGGTGTTCAAAATGCAGGTTCGTGAATACCCTGAAATGACAAATACCGTCGTGACGGTGACAACCAGTTACTACGGTGCCAGTGCCGACCTTATCCAAGGCTTTATTACTCAGCCATTGGAGCAGGCCGTTGCGCAGGCAGACAATATTGACTACATGACTTCCCAGTCGGTGTTGGGTAAATCCACCATCACGGTGAACATGAAGCTCAATACCGATCCGAATGCGGCACTGTCTGACATTCTGGCAAAAACCAACTCGGTACGCTCTCAACTTCCTAAAGAAGCAGAGGACCCTACCGTAACCATGTCGACCGGTGCCACCACCGCAGTACTGTACATTGGCTTTACCAGTGACGAGTTGTCTTCAAGTCAGATCACTGATTACCTTGAACGTGTAATTAACCCACAGCTATTCACCATTAATGGTGTTTCTAAAGTGGACTTATACGGTGGTATGAAATACGCACTTCGCGTTTGGCTAGACCCAGCGAAAATGGCGGCACTCAAACTGACGGCAACAGATGTCATGGGTGTGTTGAATGCCAACAACTACCAGTCAGCAACAGGTCAGGTTACTGGTGAATTCGTGCTCTACAACGGCAGCGCGGATACTCAAGTATCCAACGTGGATGAGCTGAAAAATCTGGTTGTGAAATCAGGTGAAGGCGAAGTGATCCGCTTGGGTGATATCGCCAAAGTGACGTTAGAGAAGAGCCACGACGTTTACCGTGCCAGTGCAAATGGACAGGAAGCGGTTGTTGCTGCCATTAACGCAGCACCAAGTGCCAACCCAATTAACATCGCTGCGGATGTGCTGGATCTGCTCCCTCAATTAGAGCGAAACCTTCCAAGCAACATCAAGATGAACGTGATGTACGACTCAACCATTGCAATCAACGAGTCGATTCACGAAGTTATCAAAACTATCATTGAAGCGGCAGTGATCGTATTGGTGGTGATCACGCTATTCCTTGGTTCATTCCGAGCAGTAGTGATCCCAATTGTTACCATTCCACTCTCACTGATTGGTGTGGCGATGGTGATGCAAGGGATGGGATTCTCTTGGAACCTGATGACACTCCTTGCGATGGTTCTGGCTATCGGCTTGGTGGTGGATGATGCCATCGTGGTATTGGAAAACGTGGACCGTCACTTGAAAGAAGGCGAATCACCATTCCGTGCTGCGATCATTGGTACACGTGAAATTGCCGTCCCTGTTATCGCAATGACATTAACGCTGGGTGCGGTATATGCGCCAATCGCATTGATGGGTGGTATCACAGGCTCACTGTTCAAAGAGTTTGCCCTAACCCTTGCCGGTGCGGTATTCGTCTCTGGTATCGTGGCATTAACGCTTTCACCAATGATGTGTTCGAAAATGTTGAAGGCGAATGAAAAGCCAAGCAAATTCGAGCAAAAAGTGCATCATGTACTTGAAGGTATGACCAACCGCTACGAAGGTATGCTACGTGCCGTCATGGCCCATCGCCCTGTCGTCATTGCTTTTGCACTGATCGTATTCGCCTCTCTACCTGTACTGTTTAAGTTCATCCCAAGTGAACTGGCACCTTCAGAAGATAAAGGCGTGGTGGTATTGATGGGTACAGGCCCTTCAAATGCGAACCTTGATTACCTACAAAACACCATGAATGATGTGAACAAGATTCTGTCTGATCAGCCAGAAGTTGAGTTTGCACAGGTGTTTACTGGTGTGCCTAACTCAAACCAAGCGTTTGGTCTAGCAACCCTCAAGCCTTGGAGTCAACGTGAAGCAAGCCAAGCTGACGTCACTAAACGTGTCGGTGACTTAGTTTCTGACGTACCAGGTATGGCGGTAACGGCATTCCAGATGCCTGAATTACCAGGTGCGGGTTCTGGTCTACCGATCCAGTTCGTTGTTACCACACCAAACAGCTTTGAAAGCTTGTACACCATCGCAAGCGATATCTTGACCGAAGTGACATCCAGCCCGATGTTCGTCTACTCGGATCTCGATTTGAAATACGACTCTGCGACGATGAAAATCAAGATCGACAAAGACAAAGCGGGTGCTTATGGCGTCACCATGCAAGACATCGGTGTGACATTGGGTACCATGATGGCTGATGGCTACGTTAACCGTATCGACCTTAACGGCCGTTCATACGAAGTGATCCCACAAGTTGAACGTAAGTGGCGTCTAAACCCTGAGTCGATGAAGAACTACTATGTTCGCGCAGCTGATGGTAAAGCCGTTCCTCTGGGCAGCTTGATCACCATTGATGTTGTTGCTGAGCCTCGCTCACTGCCTCACTTCAACCAGCTCAACTCTGCAACTGTCGGTGCCGTTCCTGCACCGGGCACAGCGATGGGTGATGCGATTAACTGGTTTGAGAACATTGCGGAAACCAAACTGCCTACGGGTTACAACCATGACTACATGGGTGAGGCTCGTCAGTTTGTAACTGAAGGTAGTGCGCTATACGCTACATTCGGTCTTGCACTTGCCATCATCTTCTTGGTATTGGCGATTCAGTTTGAATCCATCCGCGATCCAATTGTTATCATGGTTTCAGTACCACTTGCAGTATGTGGTGCCTTGATTGCATTGGCTTGGGGCATGGCGACAATGAACATCTACTCGCAAGTTGGTCTGATCACCCTTGTGGGCCTGATCACCAAGCACGGTATCTTGATCTGTGAAGTCGCTAAAGAAGAGCAGCTCCACAACAAGCTATCGCGTATTGATGCGGTTATGGAAGCCGCTAAAGTTCGTCTACGTCCAATCCTAATGACCACAGCTGCGATGATTGCAGGTCTAATCCCACTGATGTACGCAACCGGTGCAGGCGCTGCTCAGCGCTTTAGTATCGGTATTGTTATCGTGGCGGGTCTAGCGATTGGTACCCTATTCACTCTGTTCGTACTGCCAGTGATCTATAGCTACCTTGCTGAGAAACACAAGCCACTACCTGTTTTTGTTGAAGACAAAGATCTGGAAAAGCTAGCACGTGTTGATGAAGCAAAAGCGGCACAGCGCCAAATTGCCGAACAGCAATAA